One region of Armigeres subalbatus isolate Guangzhou_Male chromosome 3, GZ_Asu_2, whole genome shotgun sequence genomic DNA includes:
- the LOC134224727 gene encoding BLOC-1-related complex subunit 7, with amino-acid sequence MASASSSSAKNLFSDSKRRLAERVAVNVNNASSVARQIVRGSKSNEILMQAAKNFAYHESTADNSIQNLRKMEIIFQHLNYQYEAIEQAADKLEFVEEQVNAMER; translated from the coding sequence ATGGCATCCGCGTCGAGCAGTAGCGCGAAGAACCTCTTCAGCGATTCGAAGCGCAGGCTGGCCGAACGGGTCGCTGTCAACGTGAACAACGCCTCATCGGTGGCCCGGCAGATTGTCCGCGGTTCCAAATCGAACGAGATTCTCATGCAGGCGGCCAAGAACTTCGCCTACCACGAGAGCACCGCCGACAACAGCATTCAGAACCTGCGGAAGATGGAAATCATCTTCCAGCATTTGAACTACCAGTACGAGGCCATCGAGCAGGCGGCGGACAAGCTGGAGTTTGTGGAAGAGCAGGTGAACGCCATGGAGAGATGA
- the LOC134224726 gene encoding N-acetyltransferase eco isoform X2: MDTPRIVTRSRHVPTPKMSDRKKSLFSTESGVDRRTREDSDLGPMSPLKFSNSPKRGPMKDLNITTFRNILGNASPESDRSLSPDFERRFSHSERYEILTPSNDKENQIVDEDTRLSFSSSTPRMRTLAESTLLDETNSNSLSKLMNSDLNIDEKKNPILKTPGLSEKGGQNLEPRRSFRKLSFQEDAFTPSDECKANSSSEFNSESRARTSLSFNNIRPISTKSFYSSNADAGNGRKSVPNLSPPNTIVSCRVPQRRSSSNPRKSGPSSKKRSNSIRLGGFNRGVFHKIKKPTNKTKVSNARVKKLSTSQILESTATLFDKSPPQATKPPVQSKSAPSSPQNPKPLKQQIERIRKILKDSRNPIEQARPLSLSKSMSNLANASLYNDDAHDGGTTDHDNEDENFDAKSEGGRSESGRKFFKSSSNRRIKREYKLVHNVTATVHKGGKVSLNKSKERKRKHVSLFDDEMDLASEQLEVDFLISKLLGSQDKPKADAVQPKQSTPKRSDLEFQSQTEPPVAAVQIEIIDAMHSEVSDDEPIPMQPNVIYVDRLSPLFNGTGGEDSSCSSTQEGTGAQLDYQESPTMQIRTMTSSLSITRAADVSDQLDTRPQTESNRLFPIFYKDHQRTVALQSRVEHDIIGHGLFDAIRDKPKRLRTSRGVGFNQYQIDAGQRQYGAQQCAGCGLLYSAHEPEEEMIHDNYHASLHILRFPGWNSEAVVAHVPEWDVSGRILAVGMTAGQHKLRKVQEVLTVVDRELGFGEPCQLVLGSVVYLAIARSTVLGVCVAQPQSHANRLLTIEGLEGSIDCCTMEAYPVKCGISRIWVSPSFRGHGIARTMLAVMRSHFVFGYQMSYDEIAFSAPTDAGKRLAESVTGRKDFLIYI, translated from the exons ATGGACACTCCCCGGATTGTGACTCGTTCTCGGCATGTTCCGACTCCGAAAATGTCCGACCGAAAGAAATCCCTGTTTTCGACAGAATCTGGCGTGGATCGCAGGACCAGGGAGGACTCCGATCTAGGACCTATGAGTCCGCTCAAATTCAGCAACAGTCCCAAACGGGGTCCGATGAAGG ATCTGAACATTACCACATTCCGAAACATTTTGGGAAACGCATCACCAGAAAGCGATCGTTCGCTGTCGCCTGATTTCGAACGTCGTTTCTCGCACTCAGAACGGTACGAGATTCTGACGCCCTCAAATGACAAAGAAAATCAGATTGTAGATGAAGACACTCGACTGTCTTTCTCCAGCAGCACTCCAAGAATGCGGACTTTGGCTGAATCCACACTTTTGGACGAGACCAATTCCAACAGTTTATCCAAGCTGATGAATTCTGATTTGAACATTGATGAGAAGAAAAATCCTATTCTGAAAACGCCTGGTCTGAGTGAGAAAGGTGGTCAAAATCTTGAACCAAGAAGGTCTTTTCGTAAATTGAGCTTTCAAGAAGATGCTTTTACTCCCAGTGACGAGTGCAAAGCTAACTCTTCTTCGGAGTTCAACAGCGAGAGCCGAGCAAGGACTTCACTATCGTTCAATAACATTCGTCCCATTTCAACGAAGTCCTTCTATTCTTCAAATGCTGATGCTGGGAATGGCCGGAAATCAGTTCCAAACCTGTCACCTCCAAATACAATTGTTTCCTGTAGAGTACCTCAAAGGAGGTCAAGCAGCAATCCTAGAAAATCGGGTCCATCTTCTAAAAAGCGTTCAAACTCGAtccgtctgggaggttttaacAGAGGAGTTTTTCATAAAATCAAAAAACCGACGAACAAAACAAAGGTAAGCAACGCGAGGGTCAAAAAGTTGTCAACAAGTCAAATCCTCGAATCGACGGCTACGCTATTCGACAAATCACCGCCACAGGCAACCAAACCGCCGGTGCAATCTAAATCGGCTCCATCAAGTCCGCAAAATCCCAAACCGCTTAAACAACAGATCGAGCGTATCCGCAAGATTCTCAAGGACAGTCGGAATCCCATCGAACAAGCTCGGCCGCTATCGCTATCCAAGTCGATGTCGAATTTGGCTAACGCTTCATTGTACAATGATGATGCGCATGATGGCGGGACAACAGATCATGATAACGAAGACGAAAACTTCGATGCAAAATCCGAGGGTGGACGTAGCGAAAGCGGCCGAAAGTTTTTCAAGTCCAGTTCTAACCGGAGGATCAAGCGGGAGTATAAGCTGGTCCATAACGTCACAGCCACGGTGCATAAGGGTGGCAAGGTTTCGTTGAACAAGAGTAAGGAAAGGAAGCGGAAGCACGTGTCGCTGTTCGACGACG AAATGGATCTTGCTTCTGAACAGTTGGAGGTGGACTTCCTCATTAGTAAACTCCTCGGTTCACAAGACAAACCGAAAGCAGATGCTGTTCAACCGAAACAGTCCACACCCAAAAGAAGTGACTTGGAATTTCAATCTCAAACTGAACCACCCGTAGCTGCGGTACAGATCGAAATTATCGATGCGATGCACAGTGAAGTAAGCGACGACGAACCGATCCCTATGCAACCGAATGTTATCTATGTGGATCGACTTTCGCCCCTTTTTAACGGAACCGGCGGTGAAGATAGTTCTTGCAGCAGCACACAGGAAGGAACTGGCGCACAACTCGATTATCAGGAATCTCCCACGATGCAAATCCGAACGATGACCTCGTCGTTGAGCATCACTCGAGCTGCTGATG ttTCCGATCAGTTGGACACCCGTCCGCAAACGGAATCGAACAGACTTTTCCCCATCTTCTACAAAGATCACCAACGAACGGTTGCACTGCAATCTCGGGTCGAGCATGACATTATTGGTCACGGTCTCTTCGACGCAATTCGTGACAAACCGAAACGGCTGCGAACCTCCAGGGGCGTTGGTTTCAATCAGTACCAGATCGACGCCGGCCAGAGGCAATATGGCGCCCAACAGTGTGCGGGATGTGGTTTGCTCTACAGCGCCCACGAGCCGGAGGAAGAGATGATTCATGATAACTATCACGCTTCCTTGCACATTCTCAGATTTCCAGGATGGAACAGTGAAGCGGTGGTGGCTCACGTCCCGGAGTGGGACGTCAGCGGACGAATATTGGCCGTGGGAATGACCGCCGGTCAGCATAAGCTCCGTAAGGTGCAGGAAGTGCTTACTGTGGTAGATCGGGAGCTTGGCTTCGGGGAACCTTGCCAACTGGTGCTGGGCTCGGTTGTTTACCTGGCCATAGCTAGGAGCACCGTACTCGGGGTTTGCGTTGCGCAACCACAATCCCACGCCAATCGTTTGCTGACAATCGAGGGACTGGAAGGATCCATCGATTGTTGCACGATGGAAGCCTACCCGGTGAA ATGCGGAATTTCCCGAATATGGGTCTCGCCCAGCTTTCGAGGCCATGGCATTGCGCGAACGATGCTCGCCGTCATGAGATCGCACTTTGTGTTCGGTTATCAGATGAGCTACGACGAGATCGCATTCAGCGCTCCAACCGATGCTGGTAAGCGACTCGCCGAAAGCGTCACAGGGCGGAAAGACTTTCTCATTTACATCTGA
- the LOC134224726 gene encoding N-acetyltransferase eco isoform X1: MDTPRIVTRSRHVPTPKMSDRKKSLFSTESGVDRRTREDSDLGPMSPLKFSNSPKRGPMKDLNITTFRNILGNASPESDRSLSPDFERRFSHSERYEILTPSNDKENQIVDEDTRLSFSSSTPRMRTLAESTLLDETNSNSLSKLMNSDLNIDEKKNPILKTPGLSEKGGQNLEPRRSFRKLSFQEDAFTPSDECKANSSSEFNSESRARTSLSFNNIRPISTKSFYSSNADAGNGRKSVPNLSPPNTIVSCRVPQRRSSSNPRKSGPSSKKRSNSIRLGGFNRGVFHKIKKPTNKTKVSNARVKKLSTSQILESTATLFDKSPPQATKPPVQSKSAPSSPQNPKPLKQQIERIRKILKDSRNPIEQARPLSLSKSMSNLANASLYNDDAHDGGTTDHDNEDENFDAKSEGGRSESGRKFFKSSSNRRIKREYKLVHNVTATVHKGGKVSLNKSKERKRKHVSLFDDEMDLASEQLEVDFLISKLLGSQDKPKADAVQPKQSTPKRSDLEFQSQTEPPVAAVQIEIIDAMHSEVSDDEPIPMQPNVIYVDRLSPLFNGTGGEDSSCSSTQEGTGAQLDYQESPTMQIRTMTSSLSITRAADVSDQLDTRPQTESNRLFPIFYKDHQRTVALQSRVEHDIIGHGLFDAIRDKPKRLRTSRGVGFNQYQIDAGQRQYGAQQCAGCGLLYSAHEPEEEMIHDNYHASLHILRFPGWNSEAVVAHVPEWDVSGRILAVGMTAGQHKLRKVQEVLTVVDRELGFGEPCQLVLGSVVYLAIARSTVLGVCVAQPQSHANRLLTIEGLEGSIDCCTMEAYPVKCGISRIWVSPSFRGHGIARTMLAVMRSHFVFGYQMSYDEVAFSAPTDAGKRLAESVTGRKDFLIYI; this comes from the exons ATGGACACTCCCCGGATTGTGACTCGTTCTCGGCATGTTCCGACTCCGAAAATGTCCGACCGAAAGAAATCCCTGTTTTCGACAGAATCTGGCGTGGATCGCAGGACCAGGGAGGACTCCGATCTAGGACCTATGAGTCCGCTCAAATTCAGCAACAGTCCCAAACGGGGTCCGATGAAGG ATCTGAACATTACCACATTCCGAAACATTTTGGGAAACGCATCACCAGAAAGCGATCGTTCGCTGTCGCCTGATTTCGAACGTCGTTTCTCGCACTCAGAACGGTACGAGATTCTGACGCCCTCAAATGACAAAGAAAATCAGATTGTAGATGAAGACACTCGACTGTCTTTCTCCAGCAGCACTCCAAGAATGCGGACTTTGGCTGAATCCACACTTTTGGACGAGACCAATTCCAACAGTTTATCCAAGCTGATGAATTCTGATTTGAACATTGATGAGAAGAAAAATCCTATTCTGAAAACGCCTGGTCTGAGTGAGAAAGGTGGTCAAAATCTTGAACCAAGAAGGTCTTTTCGTAAATTGAGCTTTCAAGAAGATGCTTTTACTCCCAGTGACGAGTGCAAAGCTAACTCTTCTTCGGAGTTCAACAGCGAGAGCCGAGCAAGGACTTCACTATCGTTCAATAACATTCGTCCCATTTCAACGAAGTCCTTCTATTCTTCAAATGCTGATGCTGGGAATGGCCGGAAATCAGTTCCAAACCTGTCACCTCCAAATACAATTGTTTCCTGTAGAGTACCTCAAAGGAGGTCAAGCAGCAATCCTAGAAAATCGGGTCCATCTTCTAAAAAGCGTTCAAACTCGAtccgtctgggaggttttaacAGAGGAGTTTTTCATAAAATCAAAAAACCGACGAACAAAACAAAGGTAAGCAACGCGAGGGTCAAAAAGTTGTCAACAAGTCAAATCCTCGAATCGACGGCTACGCTATTCGACAAATCACCGCCACAGGCAACCAAACCGCCGGTGCAATCTAAATCGGCTCCATCAAGTCCGCAAAATCCCAAACCGCTTAAACAACAGATCGAGCGTATCCGCAAGATTCTCAAGGACAGTCGGAATCCCATCGAACAAGCTCGGCCGCTATCGCTATCCAAGTCGATGTCGAATTTGGCTAACGCTTCATTGTACAATGATGATGCGCATGATGGCGGGACAACAGATCATGATAACGAAGACGAAAACTTCGATGCAAAATCCGAGGGTGGACGTAGCGAAAGCGGCCGAAAGTTTTTCAAGTCCAGTTCTAACCGGAGGATCAAGCGGGAGTATAAGCTGGTCCATAACGTCACAGCCACGGTGCATAAGGGTGGCAAGGTTTCGTTGAACAAGAGTAAGGAAAGGAAGCGGAAGCACGTGTCGCTGTTCGACGACG AAATGGATCTTGCTTCTGAACAGTTGGAGGTGGACTTCCTCATTAGTAAACTCCTCGGTTCACAAGACAAACCGAAAGCAGATGCTGTTCAACCGAAACAGTCCACACCCAAAAGAAGTGACTTGGAATTTCAATCTCAAACTGAACCACCCGTAGCTGCGGTACAGATCGAAATTATCGATGCGATGCACAGTGAAGTAAGCGACGACGAACCGATCCCTATGCAACCGAATGTTATCTATGTGGATCGACTTTCGCCCCTTTTTAACGGAACCGGCGGTGAAGATAGTTCTTGCAGCAGCACACAGGAAGGAACTGGCGCACAACTCGATTATCAGGAATCTCCCACGATGCAAATCCGAACGATGACCTCGTCGTTGAGCATCACTCGAGCTGCTGATG ttTCCGATCAGTTGGACACCCGTCCGCAAACGGAATCGAACAGACTTTTCCCCATCTTCTACAAAGATCACCAACGAACGGTTGCACTGCAATCTCGGGTCGAGCATGACATTATTGGTCACGGTCTCTTCGACGCAATTCGTGACAAACCGAAACGGCTGCGAACCTCCAGGGGCGTTGGTTTCAATCAGTACCAGATCGACGCCGGCCAGAGGCAATATGGCGCCCAACAGTGTGCGGGATGTGGTTTGCTCTACAGCGCCCACGAGCCGGAGGAAGAGATGATTCATGATAACTATCACGCTTCCTTGCACATTCTCAGATTTCCAGGATGGAACAGTGAAGCGGTGGTGGCTCACGTCCCGGAGTGGGACGTCAGCGGACGAATATTGGCCGTGGGAATGACCGCCGGTCAGCATAAGCTCCGTAAGGTGCAGGAAGTGCTTACTGTGGTAGATCGGGAGCTTGGCTTCGGGGAACCTTGCCAACTGGTGCTGGGCTCGGTTGTTTACCTGGCCATAGCTAGGAGCACCGTACTCGGGGTTTGCGTTGCGCAACCACAATCCCACGCCAATCGTTTGCTGACAATCGAGGGACTGGAAGGATCCATCGATTGTTGCACGATGGAAGCCTACCCGGTGAA ATGCGGAATTTCCCGAATATGGGTCTCGCCCAGCTTTCGAGGCCATGGCATAGCGCGAACGATGCTTGCCGTCATGAGATCGCACTTTGTGTTCGGTTATCAGATGAGCTACGACGAGGTCGCATTCAGCGCTCCAACCGATGCTGGTAAGCGACTCGCCGAAAGCGTCACAGGGCGGAAAGACTTTCTCATTTACATCTGA